A genome region from Bombilactobacillus bombi includes the following:
- the priA gene encoding primosomal protein N' gives MYAQIIVDVPTQQTNHSFDYLVPSNLENTIQKGMRVAVPFGRSQRLVQGFVVGLSAHSKFSGQLKAIDHLLDLRPVLNEELLQLSQWMSQQTFGFWISCMQTMLPNVMRAKYQKIAVALTPQIQNNDFFQGQSAQVIDNSISVNMQKQLFNWQKKQLIDIKYLVKDQAKQLKQWFIQRQDLDYAQILTELKPQAKKQRKLIQLFIDQPNLQQISLQQLLQKEHFTAATINAVVKKGWLTKVKQVVWRQPTEPKITPTHDLVLTAQQQNAYQKIINAQNQVVLLQGITGSGKTEIYLQAIKYFLQQKKTALMLVPEISLTPQMVSQVRGRFGHLVAVLHSGLSSGERYDEWRRIETGAARVVVGARSAVFAPLNNLGIIIIDEEHEASYKQEDNPRYHARDIALWRGKYHNCPVVLGSATPSLESRARGQKGVYKLVHLNQRVNQHALPTVEVVDLRMPANLTKQPDLSLPLVQALKVCLQRQEQAILLLNRRGFSSFLLCRECGYVPQCPNCDISLTVHLQEHCLMCHYCGHKEAIPTVCPQCKSKKIRFSGTGTQKVEQQLQTILPTARIIRMDNDTTKHKGAHQQLLERFEQTGDILLGTQMIAKGLDFPNVTLVGVINADTGLITNDFRSSERTFQLLTQVSGRAGRAQKTGKVYIQTYNPQHYAIKLAAQQDYEKFYQQEMQFRHQAGYPPYYYLIKITISHHSQAQAFKMAYNIAKQVRTVLKKDEQLLGPTEPTIARIKNRYYYQIVIKYRINPNLLKVLHQIVNNVQIDKKRGFLVAVDNEPQQME, from the coding sequence TTGTACGCACAGATTATAGTTGATGTACCCACGCAACAGACTAATCACAGTTTTGATTATTTGGTACCTTCCAATCTGGAAAATACGATTCAAAAAGGGATGCGCGTAGCAGTTCCTTTTGGACGCAGTCAGCGGCTGGTACAAGGATTTGTAGTTGGTTTAAGTGCCCACAGTAAGTTTTCTGGGCAACTTAAAGCAATTGATCACTTACTGGATTTGCGTCCAGTATTAAATGAAGAATTATTACAATTGTCGCAGTGGATGTCGCAGCAAACTTTTGGCTTTTGGATTTCGTGTATGCAGACGATGCTACCAAATGTTATGAGAGCCAAGTATCAAAAAATTGCGGTAGCTTTGACACCACAAATCCAAAATAATGATTTTTTTCAAGGCCAATCAGCACAAGTTATCGATAATAGTATATCTGTGAATATGCAAAAACAACTATTTAATTGGCAAAAAAAGCAATTAATTGACATCAAATATCTAGTTAAAGACCAAGCCAAGCAATTAAAACAATGGTTTATTCAACGTCAAGACCTTGATTATGCTCAAATATTGACAGAACTAAAGCCACAAGCTAAAAAGCAACGCAAATTAATTCAATTATTTATTGATCAGCCTAATTTACAACAAATTAGTTTGCAGCAATTATTACAAAAAGAACATTTTACTGCTGCAACCATTAACGCAGTAGTAAAAAAGGGCTGGTTGACTAAAGTTAAACAAGTAGTTTGGCGCCAGCCCACAGAACCTAAAATTACGCCTACTCATGATTTAGTACTGACAGCTCAACAACAGAATGCTTACCAAAAAATTATTAACGCACAAAATCAAGTAGTGTTATTACAAGGGATTACTGGGAGTGGCAAGACTGAAATCTATTTACAAGCAATTAAATATTTTTTACAACAAAAAAAGACAGCTTTAATGCTGGTACCTGAGATTTCGCTAACACCACAGATGGTAAGTCAAGTACGCGGGCGTTTTGGACATTTGGTAGCAGTGTTGCATAGTGGATTATCTAGCGGGGAACGCTATGATGAATGGCGACGGATTGAAACTGGGGCAGCGCGCGTGGTTGTTGGGGCGCGTTCTGCAGTTTTTGCACCTTTAAATAACTTAGGAATTATTATTATTGACGAAGAACATGAGGCTAGCTATAAGCAAGAAGATAATCCGCGCTATCATGCGCGTGATATTGCTTTATGGCGTGGAAAATATCATAATTGTCCTGTGGTTTTGGGTAGTGCAACCCCTAGTCTAGAATCACGGGCTCGTGGACAAAAGGGTGTTTACAAGTTGGTACATCTTAACCAACGAGTTAACCAACACGCGTTACCAACAGTTGAAGTTGTTGACTTAAGAATGCCAGCTAACTTGACTAAACAACCGGACTTATCCTTGCCTTTAGTTCAGGCACTCAAAGTTTGCTTACAACGTCAAGAACAGGCAATTTTACTCTTAAATCGACGGGGATTTTCGTCATTTTTATTGTGTCGTGAATGTGGATATGTGCCACAATGTCCTAATTGTGATATTTCTTTAACTGTCCATTTACAAGAACATTGTTTAATGTGCCATTATTGTGGACATAAAGAAGCCATTCCCACCGTGTGCCCGCAGTGTAAGAGTAAAAAAATTCGTTTTAGTGGTACTGGAACGCAAAAGGTAGAACAACAATTACAAACTATTTTGCCTACAGCTCGTATAATCCGGATGGACAATGACACCACTAAGCATAAGGGAGCTCATCAACAATTATTAGAACGATTTGAGCAAACAGGTGATATTTTATTAGGAACGCAAATGATCGCGAAAGGACTTGACTTTCCTAATGTTACGTTAGTAGGAGTTATTAATGCTGATACTGGATTAATAACCAATGATTTTCGCTCTAGTGAGCGTACTTTTCAGTTATTAACCCAAGTAAGTGGCCGTGCGGGTCGTGCTCAAAAAACAGGTAAAGTTTATATTCAAACTTATAATCCTCAGCATTATGCGATTAAGTTAGCAGCGCAACAAGATTATGAAAAATTTTACCAGCAAGAAATGCAATTTCGCCATCAAGCTGGTTACCCGCCTTATTATTATTTAATTAAAATTACAATTTCGCATCATTCACAAGCACAGGCTTTTAAGATGGCTTATAATATAGCTAAACAAGTACGCACCGTCTTAAAAAAGGATGAGCAGTTATTAGGTCCGACAGAACCAACGATTGCACGGATTAAAAATCGTTATTATTATCAAATAGTAATTAAATATCGGATAAATCCTAATTTATTAAAAGTTTTACATCAAATCGTTAATAATGTTCAAATTGATAAAAAAAGAGGTTTTTTAGTTGCAGTTGATAATGAACCTCAACAAATGGAGTGA
- a CDS encoding TlyA family RNA methyltransferase, giving the protein MKKERVDVLAVEQSLFISREQAKRAIMAGEVYNADNLRLDKPGEKIASDSQLHLKAGAHQQYVGRGAFKLAKALQVFQIDLKDRLCLDIGSSTGGFTDVALQNGARKVYALDVGYNQLAWKLREDPRVIVMERVNFRYSKPEDFTQGLPEFAMTDVSFISLKLILPPLQHILIPGQDAVCLIKPQFEAGPENVGKHGVVRDHHVHEKVLQDIINFSLEHNYDVLGLDFSPITGSEGNIEFLIHLRLSQQLGQQAAQVNITDVLTRAYEHLKQR; this is encoded by the coding sequence TTGAAGAAAGAACGAGTTGATGTTTTAGCTGTTGAACAGAGTTTATTTATTTCTAGAGAACAAGCCAAAAGAGCTATTATGGCGGGTGAAGTTTATAATGCTGATAATTTGCGCTTGGATAAGCCAGGTGAAAAAATTGCCAGTGACAGTCAATTGCACTTAAAAGCTGGAGCTCACCAACAATATGTTGGGCGGGGAGCTTTTAAACTTGCTAAAGCATTACAAGTGTTTCAAATAGATTTAAAAGATCGATTATGTTTAGATATTGGTTCATCTACTGGTGGATTTACTGATGTAGCTCTGCAAAATGGTGCCCGCAAGGTTTATGCTCTCGATGTCGGCTATAATCAATTAGCATGGAAGTTGCGTGAGGATCCACGCGTTATTGTTATGGAACGAGTTAATTTTCGCTATAGTAAACCAGAAGATTTTACGCAAGGATTACCGGAATTTGCAATGACAGATGTTTCCTTTATTTCTTTGAAGCTCATTTTACCACCGTTACAACATATTTTAATTCCGGGACAAGATGCAGTTTGTCTAATTAAACCACAATTTGAAGCAGGACCAGAAAATGTAGGTAAGCATGGTGTGGTCCGGGATCATCATGTTCATGAAAAAGTTTTACAAGATATTATTAATTTTTCTTTGGAACACAATTACGATGTTTTGGGCTTAGATTTTTCGCCAATTACTGGAAGTGAAGGTAATATTGAATTCTTAATTCATTTACGTTTGAGTCAGCAACTAGGTCAACAAGCGGCCCAAGTCAATATTACCGACGTTTTGACTAGAGCATATGAACATTTAAAGCAAAGATAA
- the fmt gene encoding methionyl-tRNA formyltransferase — protein MTKIIFMGTPEFAVPILDGLVQNDYEIVGVVTQPDRAVGRKQKISYSPVKKYAVQHNLPLYQPEKLAHSAELAELIALQADLIITAAFGQFLPTKLLQSAQIAPLNVHGSLLPRNRGGAPVQRAIMNGDLKTGITIMYMAAKMDAGDIISQQAIDIKPTDTAGSLFEKLSIIGRDLLLASLPQVIAGTNKRVTQDESLVTITPNISPEEEQIDISQPAIVINRQVRGLNPDPGAYLFLNEVRTKVFQTSVGKETTDLLPGQVVVRTKKQLAIAAGKQTVIYLEQIQPAGKAVMPITAFLNGKGKDIQVGEQIIK, from the coding sequence ATGACAAAAATTATTTTTATGGGAACACCCGAATTTGCTGTGCCCATTTTAGACGGCTTAGTCCAAAATGACTATGAAATTGTGGGAGTAGTAACGCAACCAGATCGTGCAGTAGGACGTAAACAAAAAATCAGCTATTCACCAGTTAAAAAGTATGCTGTGCAACATAATTTACCCTTGTATCAGCCAGAAAAATTAGCACATAGTGCTGAGTTAGCTGAGTTAATTGCTTTACAAGCAGATTTAATTATTACAGCAGCTTTTGGCCAATTTTTGCCGACAAAACTTTTGCAATCGGCCCAAATTGCACCGCTTAATGTACATGGCTCTTTATTACCTCGTAATCGAGGAGGAGCCCCTGTACAACGGGCAATTATGAATGGCGATTTGAAGACAGGAATCACAATTATGTACATGGCCGCCAAAATGGATGCTGGTGACATTATTAGTCAACAAGCAATTGACATCAAACCTACAGATACAGCTGGTAGTTTATTTGAGAAATTAAGTATTATTGGCCGAGATTTATTGCTAGCTAGTTTGCCGCAAGTCATTGCCGGCACAAATAAGCGTGTAACCCAAGATGAAAGTTTAGTCACTATAACTCCTAATATCAGTCCAGAAGAAGAGCAAATTGATATTTCACAGCCAGCAATAGTGATCAATCGCCAAGTTAGAGGACTTAATCCTGATCCAGGGGCTTATTTATTTTTAAATGAGGTCCGCACTAAAGTATTTCAGACAAGTGTTGGTAAAGAAACCACTGATTTATTACCTGGTCAAGTAGTTGTGAGAACGAAAAAACAATTGGCAATTGCGGCTGGTAAGCAAACAGTAATTTATTTAGAACAAATTCAACCGGCTGGTAAGGCAGTTATGCCAATTACTGCCTTTTTAAACGGCAAAGGGAAGGATATCCAAGTTGGCGAACAAATTATTAAATAA
- the rpoZ gene encoding DNA-directed RNA polymerase subunit omega produces MISYPSIDKLLDQVNSRYSLSVLAAMRAHEIDDGDSKMLTKYESPRSVGQALEEIADGKVKVDPSSILSERKAERVERIEETKLEHQEGLENKKD; encoded by the coding sequence ATGATTTCATACCCATCGATTGATAAGTTACTAGATCAAGTTAATTCTCGTTATTCGTTATCTGTGTTAGCAGCAATGCGGGCCCATGAAATTGATGATGGTGATTCCAAAATGTTAACTAAGTATGAATCACCACGTTCTGTGGGACAAGCATTAGAAGAAATAGCAGACGGTAAAGTTAAGGTTGACCCAAGTTCAATTCTTTCAGAACGTAAAGCTGAAAGAGTTGAGCGGATTGAAGAAACCAAACTAGAACATCAAGAAGGTTTGGAAAATAAAAAAGATTAA
- the recN gene encoding DNA repair protein RecN: MLQELIIQDFAIIKKIDIQFFNGLTALTGETGAGKSIIMDALGLLMGNRGLSEYVRSGCQKALVQGLFTVEKNNQTLVNQFCQKHGIDFSDQNLIIQRELQTNGRNICRINTQLVPVSILKQLGKYLVDISGQNQSQSLLDPSTHVHLLDEFGAEQIAQPLATYQSQYQIYHKLKKQLANLQNNQQQRAQQLDMLQFQVQEIQTAALQVDEEEKLIDEQKKLANFERIHSSLQTAYTYLAQNNTGIVEQVSDVLKAMQNISEYEDEYAQIAQEIESAYYDLQDSQERITQQLELQDYNPARLDEIEQRLQLIHDLEKKYGNTVAEVIAFGEKAQQQLQQLQQEQQDPQQLQEKLHHQTQLLQKAAQQLSQNRHQTAKHLTQSIEKQLKSMYMEKTTFEVRLTPQDYTEQGNEVVEFYLRTNPGEQLKPLAKVASGGELARIMLALKTELAQYQPVGTLVFDEIDTGVSGRVAQAIGEKMAQIAQHVQVLCITHLPQVAAVSDQQYLVKKEISRQHTVAAIANLNPQERVDVIAHMLEGTKVTAITRQHAQELLRLAHDN, encoded by the coding sequence ATGCTACAAGAATTAATTATTCAAGATTTTGCAATTATCAAAAAAATTGATATTCAATTTTTTAATGGTCTCACTGCTTTAACTGGTGAAACCGGTGCTGGTAAGTCCATTATCATGGATGCTTTAGGTTTATTAATGGGTAACCGTGGATTAAGTGAATATGTCCGTTCTGGTTGTCAAAAGGCGCTAGTACAGGGACTATTTACTGTCGAAAAAAATAATCAAACTTTGGTTAATCAATTTTGCCAAAAACATGGTATTGACTTTAGTGACCAAAATCTAATTATTCAACGCGAATTACAAACGAATGGACGCAATATTTGTCGAATTAATACTCAATTAGTACCGGTTTCTATTTTAAAGCAATTAGGTAAATATTTAGTAGATATTAGTGGACAAAATCAAAGCCAAAGTTTGTTAGATCCTAGTACACATGTGCACTTATTGGATGAGTTTGGAGCTGAACAAATTGCTCAGCCTTTAGCGACTTATCAATCTCAATATCAAATTTATCACAAATTAAAAAAGCAATTAGCTAATTTGCAAAATAATCAACAACAACGAGCTCAGCAACTAGACATGTTGCAATTTCAAGTACAAGAAATTCAAACTGCAGCTTTACAAGTCGATGAAGAAGAAAAATTAATCGATGAACAAAAAAAGCTCGCTAATTTCGAAAGAATTCATTCTAGCTTACAAACAGCCTATACGTATTTAGCGCAAAACAATACTGGAATTGTTGAACAAGTAAGTGATGTTTTGAAAGCAATGCAAAATATTAGTGAGTATGAAGATGAGTATGCTCAAATTGCCCAAGAAATTGAAAGTGCTTATTATGATTTGCAAGATAGTCAAGAACGTATTACTCAACAACTGGAACTACAAGATTATAATCCAGCGCGATTAGATGAAATTGAGCAACGTTTACAATTAATTCATGATTTAGAAAAAAAGTACGGTAATACTGTTGCTGAAGTAATAGCCTTTGGAGAAAAGGCACAACAGCAATTACAGCAATTGCAGCAAGAACAACAAGATCCACAACAATTACAAGAAAAGTTGCACCACCAAACTCAACTATTGCAAAAAGCTGCACAACAATTAAGTCAAAATCGCCACCAAACAGCTAAACACTTAACTCAGTCGATTGAAAAACAATTAAAATCAATGTATATGGAAAAAACCACTTTTGAAGTACGATTAACGCCGCAAGATTATACCGAGCAGGGTAATGAGGTCGTTGAATTTTATTTGCGGACTAATCCAGGTGAACAACTTAAACCATTAGCTAAAGTAGCCTCGGGTGGTGAATTAGCACGCATTATGCTAGCGTTGAAGACTGAATTAGCTCAATATCAGCCAGTGGGGACATTAGTTTTTGATGAAATTGATACAGGTGTCAGTGGTAGAGTAGCTCAAGCCATCGGCGAAAAAATGGCGCAGATTGCTCAGCATGTTCAAGTATTATGTATTACTCATTTACCCCAAGTAGCAGCAGTGAGTGATCAACAATATCTTGTAAAAAAAGAAATCAGCAGACAACACACAGTAGCAGCTATTGCCAATTTGAATCCGCAAGAAAGAGTTGATGTAATTGCACATATGCTAGAAGGAACAAAGGTAACTGCAATTACTCGACAACATGCACAGGAATTGTTACGTTTAGCACATGATAACTAG
- the gmk gene encoding guanylate kinase — MSLAKGMLIVLSGPSGVGKGTVRQAMLKDATNKFKYSVSMTTRQMRPGEKNGVDYFFCSKDEFEEQIRQGEMLEYARYVDNYYGTPLRYVQETLDAGTDVFLEIEVNGAMQVREKMPNGVFIFLTPPDLSSLRNRITHRGSEDTTTIDKRMEKARQEIKMMSNYDYAVVNDEVPRAVKRIEQIVNSEHLRVPRVIDSYRKMIGDK; from the coding sequence ATGTCGTTGGCAAAGGGAATGCTGATTGTTTTATCTGGTCCATCGGGTGTTGGCAAGGGAACGGTTAGACAAGCAATGTTGAAAGATGCTACAAATAAGTTTAAATATTCAGTTTCCATGACAACCCGGCAAATGCGTCCTGGTGAAAAGAATGGTGTTGATTATTTTTTTTGCAGTAAGGATGAGTTTGAAGAACAAATTCGCCAAGGTGAAATGTTAGAATATGCACGTTATGTTGATAATTACTATGGTACTCCTTTGCGGTATGTACAAGAAACATTAGATGCTGGTACAGATGTTTTTTTAGAAATTGAAGTGAACGGTGCCATGCAAGTTAGAGAAAAAATGCCTAATGGGGTATTTATTTTTTTGACGCCGCCAGATTTGTCTAGTTTACGCAATCGAATTACACATCGTGGCTCAGAAGATACAACTACAATTGATAAACGAATGGAAAAAGCTAGACAAGAAATTAAAATGATGTCAAACTATGATTATGCAGTTGTTAATGATGAAGTTCCGCGAGCTGTAAAGCGAATTGAACAAATTGTTAATAGTGAGCACTTGCGGGTTCCTCGCGTAATTGATAGTTATCGTAAAATGATTGGAGATAAATGA
- a CDS encoding Stp1/IreP family PP2C-type Ser/Thr phosphatase encodes MDIAFKTDIGKKRQTNQDYVQVYRNQANVVFAVVADGMGGHRGGDVASDMVVNHFGTEFQKNTSRDIKEVSHWANDILALENKRVIALSNQDSELTGMGTTIVGAFVFPKQLVVFNVGDSRCYLLRDGKLQQLSFDHSLVNELLISGAITEQEAKHHPNKNIITQSLGVSPDVSPTFGTFDLQTSDQLLLCSDGLSNMVDDEQLEQVLQKKLTAQQKCDLLIQMANDAGGSDNITALVVDMQGNSEVVAHD; translated from the coding sequence ATGGATATTGCTTTTAAAACTGATATTGGCAAAAAACGTCAAACCAATCAAGATTATGTTCAAGTATATCGAAACCAAGCTAATGTAGTATTTGCGGTAGTAGCAGATGGTATGGGCGGGCATCGAGGCGGAGATGTCGCTTCTGATATGGTCGTTAATCATTTTGGAACTGAATTTCAGAAAAACACATCACGTGATATCAAAGAAGTTTCACATTGGGCCAATGATATTTTAGCGCTTGAGAATAAGCGAGTAATTGCTTTATCGAATCAGGATAGTGAATTAACGGGAATGGGGACCACCATTGTCGGGGCTTTTGTTTTTCCAAAGCAGTTAGTGGTCTTTAATGTTGGTGATAGTCGTTGTTATTTATTAAGAGATGGTAAACTGCAACAATTGAGTTTTGATCATTCATTGGTAAATGAACTTTTAATTTCAGGAGCGATTACTGAACAAGAAGCTAAGCATCATCCTAATAAAAACATTATTACACAAAGTTTGGGTGTTTCTCCCGATGTCAGTCCGACTTTTGGCACTTTTGATTTACAAACCAGCGATCAATTGCTGCTTTGCAGTGATGGTCTATCTAATATGGTAGATGACGAGCAATTAGAACAAGTGTTACAAAAAAAATTAACAGCCCAGCAAAAATGTGATTTGCTAATACAAATGGCCAATGATGCTGGTGGAAGCGATAATATCACAGCTTTAGTGGTTGATATGCAAGGTAATAGTGAGGTGGTCGCCCATGATTAA
- the rsmB gene encoding 16S rRNA (cytosine(967)-C(5))-methyltransferase RsmB: protein MANKLLNNNPRYLATQILNQVLNGSGYSNVLINQYLTQYQLVSADQRLLVQLVYGVLQHKLTLDYFLEKYLQQQKHLQTWVRNLLRISVYQMRYLDRIPERAIFYEATQIAKIIGGQKVAGLITAVLRNLQRDGWMTFDKLDKQKRLSIEYSVPQWIIKRLVKQVGLEKTTQILISLNQPPKTSIRVNTAKISRSELQQQLEHDNFQVHPSAVSPVGLVIDQGSIIHSQWFQAGYCTVQDESSMLVAPALQAQDNSQILDACAAPGGKTTHLATYMQSGMGQVTALDLHANKLRLIEQNAHRLGVAEQITTLAMDARQVGQQFAPQTFERILVDAPCSGLGLLRRKPEIRYTKQESDLFDLAAIQLAILEAVDPLLTVGGLLVYSTCTIFEPENQQVIAKFLQNHPEYTAVKVQTDLALTKIHRGQFVQIYPDDYETDGFFIAALKKQ, encoded by the coding sequence TTGGCGAACAAATTATTAAATAATAATCCTCGATATTTAGCAACCCAAATTTTAAATCAAGTTTTAAACGGCAGCGGCTATTCCAATGTGTTAATTAATCAGTATTTAACACAATATCAGCTAGTCAGCGCTGATCAGCGTTTGTTAGTACAATTAGTTTATGGAGTGTTGCAACATAAGTTGACTTTGGATTACTTTTTAGAAAAATATCTGCAACAACAAAAGCATCTCCAAACATGGGTACGTAATTTATTGCGCATTTCGGTTTATCAAATGCGTTATTTGGATCGGATTCCTGAACGCGCCATTTTTTACGAAGCGACTCAAATTGCCAAAATTATTGGTGGTCAAAAGGTTGCCGGATTAATAACTGCCGTTTTGCGTAATTTGCAACGTGACGGCTGGATGACCTTCGACAAGTTAGATAAGCAAAAGCGCTTAAGTATCGAATATAGTGTGCCCCAGTGGATTATTAAACGGCTCGTTAAGCAAGTTGGTTTGGAAAAAACTACCCAAATTTTAATTAGTTTAAATCAACCACCTAAGACTTCTATTCGTGTTAATACTGCTAAAATTAGTCGCTCAGAGTTACAACAACAATTAGAACACGACAATTTTCAAGTGCATCCTAGTGCTGTTAGCCCAGTCGGTTTAGTTATTGACCAAGGATCTATTATTCATAGTCAATGGTTTCAAGCTGGCTATTGTACAGTGCAAGATGAAAGTTCGATGTTAGTTGCACCAGCTCTACAAGCACAAGATAATAGCCAAATTTTAGATGCTTGCGCTGCTCCAGGCGGGAAAACTACACATTTGGCAACTTATATGCAATCTGGTATGGGTCAAGTGACCGCTTTAGATTTGCATGCTAATAAATTGCGTTTGATTGAGCAAAATGCTCATCGTTTGGGTGTGGCTGAACAAATAACTACTTTAGCAATGGATGCACGTCAAGTCGGTCAACAATTTGCTCCTCAAACATTTGAGCGAATTTTAGTCGATGCGCCTTGTTCAGGATTGGGGTTGTTAAGACGCAAGCCTGAAATTAGGTATACCAAACAAGAAAGTGATCTTTTTGATTTGGCTGCAATTCAGCTAGCAATTTTAGAAGCAGTAGATCCATTATTGACTGTAGGCGGATTATTAGTTTATAGTACCTGTACGATTTTTGAACCTGAAAATCAACAAGTAATTGCTAAATTTTTACAAAATCATCCTGAATATACCGCAGTCAAGGTCCAAACGGACTTAGCTTTAACTAAGATTCATCGTGGACAATTTGTTCAAATTTATCCTGATGATTATGAAACAGACGGCTTTTTTATTGCAGCATTAAAAAAACAGTAA